One genomic segment of Nonomuraea coxensis DSM 45129 includes these proteins:
- a CDS encoding ABC transporter ATP-binding protein, producing MTTSSTTPRPDSRRPRAERESSGLLVEGVTLSLGDGDATVTALDDVHLDVAPGEFVAIVGPSGSGKSSLLAVAGALTTPDTGRVLLDGVDISRASAREKARHRRERIGFVFQSGNLIPALTALDQLRFALDVAGRRAGDGYDPRELLESVGMGHRAGHRPHQLSGGERQRVGIARALVTRPAVLLVDEPTAALDRARSDDIVTLLAHETHEANVATIMVTHDHDVLHHCDRVLSMVDGRLSE from the coding sequence ATGACCACCAGCTCCACGACCCCGCGCCCTGACTCCCGCCGGCCCCGTGCCGAACGGGAAAGCAGCGGCCTGCTGGTGGAGGGCGTCACCCTGTCCCTCGGCGACGGCGACGCCACGGTCACCGCGCTCGACGACGTCCACCTCGACGTGGCGCCCGGCGAGTTCGTCGCGATCGTCGGGCCGTCCGGCTCCGGCAAGTCGAGCCTGCTCGCCGTCGCCGGCGCGCTCACCACGCCTGACACCGGCCGCGTCCTGCTCGACGGCGTCGACATCTCCCGGGCGAGCGCCCGCGAGAAGGCGCGCCACCGCCGCGAGAGGATCGGGTTCGTCTTCCAGTCCGGCAACCTCATCCCGGCCCTCACCGCGCTCGACCAGCTCCGCTTCGCGCTCGACGTGGCGGGCAGGCGCGCGGGCGACGGGTACGACCCGCGAGAGCTGCTGGAGAGCGTCGGCATGGGGCACCGCGCCGGGCACCGCCCCCACCAGTTGTCCGGCGGCGAGCGGCAGCGCGTGGGCATCGCCCGCGCGCTCGTCACCCGGCCGGCCGTCCTGCTCGTGGACGAGCCGACCGCCGCGCTCGACCGCGCCCGCAGCGACGACATCGTCACGCTGCTCGCCCACGAGACGCACGAGGCGAACGTCGCGACGATCATGGTCACCCACGACCACGACGTGCTCCACCACTGCGATCGCGTCCTGTCGATGGTGGATGGGAGACTGTCGGAGTAG
- a CDS encoding TetR/AcrR family transcriptional regulator, with amino-acid sequence MPRIRASTVAEHRAVQHRALLDAAREILAETGRPPTLTLVAARAGLARPSLYQYFRSSEDLLNALVEDVFPRWSARVAAAMEAAATPGDRVLAYVLTNFELITEGEHALATALAEVAPGDKVAEQSRAMHQHLLEPLVETLRRLGVPTVPETAEMINAIVFAGSRLIESGTDLQTVWASARALLEPFVRASAELQSTPSMESA; translated from the coding sequence GTGCCGCGCATCCGGGCGTCGACCGTCGCCGAGCATCGGGCCGTCCAGCACCGGGCGCTGCTCGACGCCGCCAGGGAGATCCTCGCCGAGACCGGCCGGCCGCCGACGCTCACCCTGGTCGCGGCGCGCGCCGGGCTGGCCAGGCCCAGCCTCTACCAGTACTTCCGGTCGTCGGAGGACCTGCTCAACGCGTTGGTGGAGGACGTCTTCCCCCGCTGGTCCGCCCGGGTCGCCGCCGCCATGGAGGCCGCGGCGACCCCCGGCGACCGCGTGCTCGCGTACGTGCTGACCAACTTCGAGCTCATCACCGAGGGCGAGCACGCGCTGGCGACCGCCCTCGCGGAGGTCGCGCCGGGCGACAAGGTCGCCGAGCAGAGCCGCGCCATGCACCAGCACCTCCTGGAGCCGCTGGTGGAGACCCTGCGCCGGCTCGGCGTCCCCACGGTGCCCGAGACGGCGGAAATGATCAACGCCATCGTGTTCGCGGGCTCCCGGCTGATCGAGTCCGGCACCGACCTGCAGACCGTATGGGCGTCGGCGCGGGCCTTGCTGGAGCCGTTCGTCCGCGCCTCGGCCGAATTGCAGTCGACTCCAAGTATGGAGTCGGCTTAA
- a CDS encoding TetR/AcrR family transcriptional regulator translates to MSEGLRERKKRETRRHIRETAIALFVERGFEHVTIAEVAAAAGVSANTVYNYFETKENLVLPPDEASPQRLADMVRGRRPGEAAVPAVLRPLRDGVRRRDPGLGLTDGFGRVFEMMRAAPTLTARLEDLGRQMTDALAAVLAEETGASPDAPLPRVVAWQTGALHALVYTEIGRRTALGEEPDTIAAAVVGILDAAEDLLAGDILTYAVRKDTQCSE, encoded by the coding sequence ATGTCCGAAGGGCTACGGGAACGCAAGAAACGCGAGACCCGGCGGCACATCAGGGAGACCGCCATCGCGCTGTTCGTCGAGCGGGGCTTCGAACACGTCACGATCGCCGAGGTCGCCGCCGCCGCCGGAGTGTCGGCCAACACCGTCTACAACTACTTCGAGACGAAGGAGAACCTCGTCCTGCCACCGGACGAGGCGTCCCCCCAGCGGCTCGCCGACATGGTGCGCGGCCGTCGCCCCGGCGAGGCCGCCGTACCGGCCGTGCTGCGCCCCCTGCGCGACGGGGTGCGCCGCCGCGACCCCGGTCTCGGCCTGACCGACGGATTCGGCCGCGTCTTCGAGATGATGCGGGCCGCGCCCACGCTGACGGCCCGGCTGGAGGACCTCGGCCGGCAGATGACCGACGCGCTCGCCGCCGTACTCGCCGAGGAGACCGGCGCCTCCCCCGACGCCCCGCTGCCCCGCGTGGTGGCCTGGCAGACCGGCGCCCTGCACGCACTCGTGTACACCGAGATCGGCCGGCGCACGGCCCTCGGCGAGGAGCCGGACACCATCGCCGCCGCCGTCGTCGGCATCCTCGACGCCGCCGAGGACCTGCTCGCCGGCGACATCCTCACCTACGCCGTCAGAAAGGACACCCAGTGTTCCGAGTGA
- a CDS encoding DUF6204 family protein: MFRVIISGRFGDLDEAGRAAVLAASEAAFTEQGAFTHDGTLSSFTFRCQMPAGPDDDEQDATRRALAALDAYCQTYDVLRVAVTDMRTIKPRRRP, encoded by the coding sequence GTGTTCCGAGTGATCATCTCCGGCCGGTTCGGCGACCTCGACGAGGCCGGGCGCGCCGCCGTACTCGCCGCGTCCGAAGCGGCCTTCACCGAACAGGGCGCCTTCACCCACGACGGCACCCTGTCGTCGTTCACCTTCCGCTGCCAGATGCCCGCCGGCCCGGACGACGATGAGCAGGACGCCACCCGGCGAGCCCTCGCCGCCCTCGACGCCTACTGTCAGACGTATGACGTCCTGCGGGTGGCGGTGACCGACATGCGCACCATCAAGCCGCGCCGCCGCCCCTGA
- a CDS encoding IS630 family transposase: MITGKVHPFPGDPQISSIALQREPLVQRGLGRGGDRGHDRHLAVQACQACTHWHMPGKVGGSFVKIDWRKISVPRCRARLITLTAAERQRLKKIAYSHTAAYQLVVRVQIILDAAHGYSNNKIAQRRGVTVDTVRLWRGRYRSQDGIKSLTDRPRSGRPPAFSPLQRAEIKALACQLPAETGAPLSRWSCPELAREAVTRSLAAAISASTVRRILAEDTLRPWRHQSWIFIRDPHFADKAARVLDLYARRWDDLALGDDEYVISADEKTSIQARCRCHPTLPPGIARMMRVNHDYERGGALAYLAAYDVHAARVFGRCSAKTGIVPFMDLVTQVMTQEPYASAKRVFWIVDNGSSHRGKAAADRLTARFPNAVMVHTPVHASWLNQIEIYFSIVQRKVVTPNDFTSLDQVEHRLIAFERRYNETARPFRWKFTPADLEDLLARIERHEQKERNSQQPTGCDHQPAVLNPAA; the protein is encoded by the coding sequence ATGATCACCGGGAAGGTACACCCCTTTCCCGGCGATCCACAGATCTCAAGCATTGCTCTGCAGCGTGAGCCGCTGGTCCAGCGAGGTCTTGGTCGAGGCGGGGATCGCGGGCATGACCGCCATCTTGCCGTGCAGGCGTGTCAGGCGTGCACACACTGGCACATGCCGGGCAAAGTCGGCGGGTCATTCGTGAAGATCGACTGGAGAAAGATCTCGGTGCCCCGCTGTCGCGCTCGCTTGATCACGCTGACCGCCGCCGAACGGCAGCGGCTTAAGAAGATCGCCTACTCCCACACCGCTGCCTACCAGCTCGTGGTCCGAGTCCAGATCATCCTGGATGCCGCGCATGGCTACTCCAACAACAAGATCGCCCAGCGTCGCGGGGTGACGGTGGACACCGTGCGGTTATGGCGGGGACGCTACCGCAGCCAGGATGGCATCAAGAGCCTGACCGATCGGCCCCGCTCCGGCCGGCCACCTGCCTTCAGCCCGCTCCAGCGCGCCGAGATCAAGGCACTGGCCTGCCAACTCCCGGCCGAGACCGGCGCGCCGCTGTCGCGCTGGAGCTGCCCCGAACTGGCGCGCGAGGCCGTCACCCGCAGCCTGGCAGCGGCGATCTCGGCCTCCACGGTGCGCCGGATTCTGGCCGAGGACACGCTCAGACCGTGGCGGCATCAATCGTGGATCTTCATCCGCGACCCTCACTTCGCCGACAAGGCTGCTCGCGTGCTCGACTTATACGCGCGCCGTTGGGACGACCTTGCGCTCGGCGACGATGAGTACGTCATCAGCGCCGATGAGAAGACCTCCATTCAAGCCCGCTGCCGCTGCCACCCCACCCTGCCCCCGGGCATAGCACGGATGATGCGCGTCAACCACGACTACGAGCGCGGTGGTGCGCTGGCCTACCTGGCCGCCTACGACGTCCACGCCGCTCGCGTGTTCGGCCGCTGCTCGGCCAAGACCGGGATCGTCCCGTTCATGGACCTGGTCACCCAGGTCATGACCCAAGAGCCCTACGCCTCGGCCAAGCGCGTGTTCTGGATCGTCGACAACGGTTCCAGCCATCGTGGCAAAGCCGCCGCCGACCGGCTCACCGCACGCTTCCCCAACGCGGTCATGGTGCACACGCCCGTGCATGCCTCGTGGCTCAACCAGATCGAGATCTACTTCTCCATCGTGCAGCGCAAAGTCGTCACACCCAACGACTTCACCAGCCTTGACCAGGTCGAACACCGGCTGATCGCCTTCGAGCGTCGTTACAACGAGACCGCCCGGCCCTTCAGATGGAAGTTCACCCCGGCCGACCTCGAGGACCTGCTGGCCCGGATCGAGCGACACGAACAGAAAGAGCGCAACTCCCAGCAGCCCACCGGCTGCGACCATCAGCCTGCCGTACTGAACCCCGCCGCATAA
- a CDS encoding IS256 family transposase: MLTVVPDPASGDRAATTPAPTPALIDELVREGARRMLAEALKAEVDAYIAAFADERDEAGRRLVVRNGHHQPRTVLTSAGAIEVQAPRVNDKRIDETTGERHRFSSAILPPWCRKSPAITEVLPLLYLHGLSTGDFVPALGQFLGSSSGLSAPVITKLTEQWKAEQRAFAARDLSGVDYVYLWADGIHVNIRLEEHKLCLLVLIGVRADGRKELVALTDGYRESAESWADLLRDCARRGMRAPVLAIGDGALGFWSALSEVFPQARAQRCWFHKIANVLGALPKSAHPGAKKALAEIWNAEGKDHALAAVTAFEAAYGAKFPKAAAKITDDVEELLAFYDYPAEHWRHLRTTNPIESTFATVRHRTKVTKGPGSRAAGLAMAFKLIESAQRRWRAVNGAHLVALVRAGAVFIDGKLVERPAESPVPTAA; encoded by the coding sequence GTGCTCACCGTAGTCCCTGATCCCGCCAGCGGCGACCGCGCCGCCACCACCCCCGCCCCGACGCCGGCGCTCATCGACGAGCTGGTCCGCGAAGGTGCCCGCCGGATGCTCGCTGAAGCGCTCAAGGCCGAGGTCGACGCCTACATCGCCGCTTTCGCCGACGAGCGCGACGAGGCCGGCCGCCGCCTGGTCGTGCGCAACGGCCACCACCAGCCCCGCACCGTGCTGACCAGCGCGGGCGCGATCGAGGTCCAGGCCCCTCGGGTCAACGACAAGCGCATCGACGAGACCACCGGCGAGCGGCACCGGTTTTCCTCGGCGATCCTGCCGCCGTGGTGCCGCAAGAGCCCGGCCATCACCGAGGTGCTGCCGCTGCTCTACCTGCACGGCCTGTCCACCGGCGATTTCGTCCCCGCGCTGGGCCAGTTCCTCGGCTCGAGCAGCGGGCTGTCGGCCCCGGTCATCACCAAGCTCACCGAGCAGTGGAAAGCCGAACAACGCGCCTTCGCCGCCCGCGACCTGTCCGGTGTCGACTACGTCTACCTGTGGGCCGATGGCATCCACGTCAACATCCGGCTGGAGGAGCACAAGCTGTGCCTGCTGGTGCTGATCGGGGTGCGCGCCGACGGCCGCAAGGAACTCGTCGCGCTGACCGACGGCTACCGCGAGTCGGCCGAGTCCTGGGCGGATCTGCTGCGTGATTGCGCCCGACGCGGCATGCGCGCCCCGGTGCTCGCCATCGGCGACGGCGCGCTCGGTTTCTGGTCGGCGCTGTCGGAGGTGTTCCCGCAGGCCAGAGCACAGCGCTGCTGGTTTCACAAGATCGCCAACGTGCTCGGGGCGCTCCCGAAGTCGGCCCACCCCGGCGCGAAGAAGGCGCTGGCCGAGATCTGGAACGCCGAGGGCAAGGACCACGCCCTGGCCGCGGTCACCGCCTTCGAGGCCGCCTACGGCGCCAAGTTCCCCAAGGCCGCCGCCAAGATCACCGACGATGTCGAGGAACTGCTGGCCTTCTACGACTACCCGGCCGAGCACTGGCGGCATCTGCGCACCACCAACCCGATCGAGTCGACGTTCGCCACCGTCCGGCACCGCACCAAGGTCACCAAGGGCCCCGGCTCCCGCGCCGCCGGCCTGGCCATGGCCTTCAAGCTGATCGAGTCCGCCCAACGGCGCTGGCGCGCGGTCAACGGCGCCCACCTGGTCGCCCTGGTCCGCGCCGGAGCGGTCTTCATCGACGGCAAGCTCGTCGAACGCCCCGCTGAATCACCCGTCCCGACAGCCGCCTAG
- a CDS encoding AAA family ATPase, with protein MVSGRRRQGKTFLLEAVCEATGGFYYAATEAVPRAEALRQLGEAVSAFAGTPGRVRFENWEEAIDGLLSLGAERTVPVVLDEFPYLVRDAKDLPSVIQKALSPRREQRGLSRSRLLLCGSSLSFMGGLLSGQAPLRGRAGLELVVPTFNFRLAAEFWGLAAEPRLAALVYFVVGGTPAYRTEYLAGAAPASLADFDRWVIEYVLNPASALFREVRFLLAEDPTLRDTGLYHTVLAAVAEGNATRSGIAGRIERKAVDISHHLTVLEDAGLLVADPDAFRRNRSEYRITEPLVRFYHAIMRPYWAQLERVRQGRTGRIWRAAQPRFRSNVAGPVYERMCRVWCQDFASEETLGDMAGSVQSGVIHDATTRTSHEVDVAVRNPDGALLAIGEAKWGDVMGLGHLERLERLAALLAARGEEPGRLLLFSGTGFMPALQEAAARSGGRVQLVGLERLYTGS; from the coding sequence GTGGTCTCCGGACGACGTCGGCAGGGCAAGACCTTCCTGCTGGAAGCCGTCTGCGAGGCGACCGGCGGCTTCTACTACGCCGCCACCGAGGCCGTGCCCAGGGCGGAGGCGCTGCGCCAACTCGGGGAGGCCGTCTCCGCGTTCGCCGGGACGCCGGGACGGGTCAGATTCGAGAACTGGGAGGAGGCGATCGACGGCCTGCTCTCCCTGGGTGCTGAGCGAACCGTCCCTGTCGTCCTGGACGAGTTCCCCTACCTGGTGCGCGACGCCAAGGACTTGCCGTCGGTCATCCAGAAGGCTCTGTCGCCACGTCGCGAGCAGCGGGGGCTGTCCAGGTCACGTCTGCTGCTGTGCGGGTCGTCGCTCTCCTTCATGGGCGGCCTGCTCTCCGGTCAAGCGCCGCTACGTGGGCGGGCGGGGCTTGAACTGGTGGTGCCCACCTTCAACTTCCGTCTGGCCGCCGAGTTCTGGGGGCTGGCGGCCGAGCCTCGGCTGGCGGCCCTGGTCTACTTCGTCGTCGGCGGCACCCCCGCCTACCGCACCGAGTATCTGGCCGGGGCCGCCCCGGCGAGCCTGGCCGACTTCGACCGCTGGGTCATCGAGTACGTTCTCAACCCGGCCAGCGCTCTTTTCCGCGAGGTGCGTTTCCTGCTCGCCGAGGACCCGACCCTGCGCGACACCGGCCTGTATCACACGGTCCTGGCCGCGGTCGCCGAGGGCAACGCGACCCGCAGCGGCATAGCGGGCAGAATCGAGCGCAAAGCCGTCGACATCTCCCATCACCTGACCGTGCTGGAGGACGCCGGCCTCTTGGTGGCCGACCCGGACGCCTTCCGCCGGAACCGCTCCGAGTACCGGATCACCGAGCCGCTTGTCCGCTTCTATCACGCGATCATGCGCCCCTACTGGGCACAGTTGGAACGGGTGAGGCAGGGGCGTACCGGGCGGATCTGGCGTGCGGCCCAGCCTCGCTTCCGCAGCAACGTGGCGGGACCGGTGTACGAGCGAATGTGCCGTGTGTGGTGCCAGGACTTCGCGTCCGAGGAGACGCTGGGCGACATGGCCGGAAGCGTCCAGTCCGGGGTAATCCACGACGCCACCACCCGCACGAGCCACGAGGTGGACGTCGCGGTCCGCAACCCCGACGGCGCACTGCTGGCCATCGGAGAGGCCAAGTGGGGGGATGTCATGGGGCTCGGGCACTTGGAACGGCTGGAGCGGCTGGCGGCGCTACTCGCGGCCAGGGGCGAGGAGCCGGGGCGGCTGCTGCTGTTCAGCGGGACGGGGTTCATGCCTGCGCTGCAGGAGGCCGCTGCACGCAGCGGTGGGCGGGTGCAGTTGGTGGGGTTGGAGCGGCTGTACACCGGTTCGTGA
- a CDS encoding HAD family hydrolase, translating into MLSQLVPHDTDCLLFDWDGTLVDSQSANYRAMATALSQVGVELEESWFGARTGLSSAEMINALIRERSLTLPVTVQEIVTHRDELFLEEAHRVQAQPALLDIVNTWYGRLPMAVASGGSRSIILETMRHLPYASRFTTVVTREDVKRGKPAPDIFLLAAHRLGAVPERCTVYEDSDEGIVAAAAAGMTVIDVRPYTGR; encoded by the coding sequence GTGCTGTCCCAGCTTGTTCCGCATGATACGGACTGCCTGCTCTTCGACTGGGACGGCACACTTGTAGACAGCCAAAGCGCCAATTACCGTGCGATGGCCACGGCGTTGTCCCAGGTCGGGGTGGAACTGGAGGAATCCTGGTTCGGCGCCAGGACTGGGCTCTCCTCAGCAGAGATGATCAATGCCCTGATTCGGGAACGCAGCCTGACCTTGCCCGTGACCGTGCAAGAAATCGTCACTCATCGCGACGAGCTCTTTCTCGAAGAGGCCCACCGCGTTCAGGCTCAACCGGCTCTGCTCGACATCGTCAACACCTGGTATGGTCGCCTGCCGATGGCCGTCGCCTCCGGCGGTTCCCGCAGCATCATCCTGGAGACCATGCGGCATCTGCCGTATGCGTCGCGCTTCACCACGGTGGTCACTCGCGAGGATGTCAAGCGCGGTAAACCGGCGCCTGACATCTTCCTGCTGGCCGCACACCGACTGGGGGCGGTTCCCGAACGGTGCACCGTCTATGAGGACAGCGACGAAGGCATCGTCGCCGCTGCGGCCGCGGGCATGACCGTCATCGATGTCCGTCCCTACACAGGGCGGTAG